In one window of Plasmodium berghei ANKA genome assembly, chromosome: 14 DNA:
- a CDS encoding aminophospholipid-transporting P-ATPase, putative, which yields MPKHIKGDNVEANATQIRINGVNKRRHTNSVITSKYTIFNFIFLNAYEQFHKISNIYFFIIGVLQLVPELTATNRIPTILFPLSIVLIANAINDAYEDWNRHRTDKIENNRVCYVISDGDLSQPNNSNNVFIKFIRYLKKILLKKSKKIDIIESYYDDEDDDEEEEEDIDEMADTNYFMNSYDDKLENIDGTIQKRWKDIEVGDIIICRRSDFFCADILLLSSSDPNGICFAETSSLDGETNLKVKEVNKYIFNNLTYNMDEAIEKAKKLRGYILSEKPNKNLSTMNGAIYLESDINTDVTTNKEIKKSISEGSIHRDEIENSKDINNNFIENKSNDNLYSYKHDDKYIKLPFDEKNFVLRGCKLKNIDWVIGMAIYIGKETKIQMNSLKPVIKYSKLEILTNKLTIIIWLIQVFMCIISAYYSAVIVSFSKKSKFKYLPFNLVEPKAPIISGIVSFFSWIVITANFIPICLIVTMSFVKVVQAYFISCDNNMVYKVEENIPSFGESIQKSMKSKKKFSIEVDEMHNNSNEDKSMVDTNKKKGTNPSDSTKIILNSEYENSDIFKKRSTRMRTFKDSKEKSYIYFNAIPRTSSLIEELGQIEYIFSDKTGTLTCNVMEFRKCAINGISYGTGLTEIKRKILKKNNIPIPQEPVDFDPKNKTPNVNIIDKQLVDQLKDVNHFNHASLIYFFLHLSINHCVMCDTSDNVNTYSSSSPDEEALVYAAKHFGITFLYRKDGKCGIKIFDKVYEIDILATVEFTSKRKMSTVVCRIPIISNESTEPSSINNNAMPRPRNANNNTNGTSNTIENGNNAILKTGEQGGNGMGDNPVNLSTEKELNISSSAIEQVKDSAGNSDMKKNREKEKTINNENNKIEKKNTKNKHTGTNNNVISCENTKKHKIVVFCKGAGCVIIKKLAKKTDVDDLTIEHMETYADEGLRTLCIAYKELSQEEFAIWYNSYKEASLSLNCREQNIEKIAENIEKDLILQGVTGIEDKLQEGVGSTIEDLRLSGIHVWMLTGDKIETAINIGIATNLIDNGSEQFIYTEELALSEDLLMKKLDEDIIYVEKSLSLLHFNFDTNKVEESFFKKIISNKYKNTDSLALDHDTYKEDMTLNNNVLIVDGSVLDILLSKPFERKFFYLADKCSSVICGRVSPYQKGSIVSSANRLLKKNTLAIGDGANDCNMIKMANIGVGIRGQEGVQAFNSSDYGISQFRFLRNLILVHGRLSYRRISKLVVYMFYKNIVFIFPLFIYGSISLYSGQKIYYEFLLHLYNVMFTSLPIVILAILDKDVSLNTALKNPCLYKLGIHNFYFNINKFISWVLNSLFHGLLVFIIPLYFLAYYNIPSSTGEPFDIWSIGCVTYLLAVFIVNIKILLETYYLNTSPIVAVSMSVISFIIMSIAFSFIGIGNKSFLGVAILLAKSLRFWLVLLLVLFTALTRDYVYKVYKKNFYPEAYHLLQDEEENISNTNHIQHSSKCSNNMDETKSSKSEFMGYAFSEADPACVHFIRKQDKLI from the exons ATGCCGAAACACATAAAGGGTGATAATGT tGAGGCAAATGCAACACAAATACGCATCAACGGCGTGAACAAAAGGCGCCATACAAATTCAGTGATTACTTCTAAATAcacaatttttaattttatatttttaaacgCTTATGAGCAATTCcataaaatatcaaatatttatttttttatcatcgGAGTATTACAACTGGTTCCTGAATTAACAGCAACGAATAGAATACCCACAATATTATTCCCTTTATCAATTGTATTAATTGCTAATGCTATAAATGATGCATATGAAGATTGGAATAGACATAGAACtgataaaattgaaaacaACAGAGTATGCTATGTTATAAGTGATGGTGACTTATCACAACCTAACAATAGTAATAATGtgtttattaaatttattcgatacctaaaaaaaatattattaaaaaaaagtaagaAAATAGATATTATTGAAAGCTATTATGATGATGAAGATGATGATGAAGAAGAAGAGGAAGATATTGACGAAATGGCTGACAcgaattattttatgaacaGTTATGATGACaaattagaaaatatagatgGAACAATACAAAAAAGATGGAAAGATATTGAAGTAGgagatataataatatgtagACGGTccgattttttttgtgcagatattttattgttaagTTCAAGTGATCCCAATGGAATATGCTTTGCTGAAACATCGAGTTTAGATGGtgaaacaaatttaaaagtTAAAGaagttaataaatatatatttaataatttaacatataatatGGATGAAGCTATTgaaaaagcaaaaaaattaagagGTTATATTTTAAGCGAAAAgccaaataaaaatttatctACTATGAATGGTGCTATTTATTTAGAAAGTGATATAAATACCGATGTAACAActaataaagaaattaaaaaaagtatatctGAAGGATCAATCCATAGAGatgaaatagaaaatagcaaagatataaataataattttatagaaaataaatcaaatgataatttatatagttataagcatgatgataaatatattaagcTACcatttgatgaaaaaaattttgttttacgGGGTtgcaaattaaaaaacatagaTTGGGTAATAGGTATggctatatatatagggAAAGAGacaaaaatacaaatgaaCTCATTAAAACCagttataaaatatagtaagcttgaaatattaacaaataagTTAACTATCATTATATGGTTAATTCAAGTATTTATGTGTATCATATCTGCATATTATAGTGCTGTAATTGTTAGCTTCTCAAAAAAGAGCAAGTTTAAATATTTGCCATTTAATTTAGTGGAACCAAAAGCGCCAATTATTAGTGGTAttgtatcatttttttcatggATAGTTATTACTGCTAATTTTATACCTATTTGTTTAATTGTTACTATGAGTTTTGTTAAAGTTGTCCaagcatattttatatcttgtgataataatatggtTTATAAGGTGGAGGAAAATATTCCATCTTTTGGAGAATCCATACAAAAGTCTATgaaatcgaaaaaaaaattttctatAGAAGTAGATGAAATGCATAATAATTCGAATGAAGATAAATCAATGGTTGAcactaataaaaaaaaaggtaCTAACCCTTCTGATtctacaaaaataatattaaatagcgaatatgaaaatagtgatatattcaaaaaaagaTCTACGAGAATGCGAACTTTTAAAGACTCTAAAGaaaaaagttatatatattttaatgcAATACCAAGAACTTCAAGTTTAATAGAAGAGTTGGGACAAAtcgaatatatattttctgaTAAAACTGGAACATTAACATGTAATGTTATGGAGTTTAGAAAATGTGCAATAAACGGTATATCATATGGAACTGGTTTAAcagaaattaaaagaaaaattttaaaaaaaaataacattcCTATTCCTCAGGAACCGGTAGATTTTGATCCTAAAAACAAAACACCAAATGTGAATATTATTGATAAACAATTAGTAGATCAATTAAAAGATGTTAATCATTTTAATCATGCttctttaatatatttttttcttcatttatcAATCAATCATTGTGTTATGTGTGATACGAGTGATAATGTTAACACATATTCTTCTAGCAGCCCTGATGAAGAGGCTTTAGTATATGCAGCTAAACATTTTGGAATTACTTTTCTATATCGAAAGGATGGAAAATGTggaattaaaatatttgataaGGTATATGAAATAGATATTTTAGCTACTGTGGAATTTACCagtaaaagaaaaatgagCACTGTTGTATGTCGAATTCCAATCATATCAAATGAATCCACCGAACCATCCTCCATCAACAATAACGCAATGCCTCGTCCAAGAAATGCCAATAACAACACTAATGGTACTAGCAATACTATCGAAAACGGGAACAATGCCATTTTGAAGACTGGAGAACAAGGTGGGAATGGTATGGGAGATAATCCAGTCAACCTATCGACGGAAAAGGAATTGAATATTTCATCTTCAGCCATAGAACAAGTCAAGGATAGTGCTGGAAACAGtgatatgaaaaaaaatcgagaaaaagaaaagacgataaataacgaaaataacaaaatcgaaaaaaaaaataccaaaaataaacatacgggaacaaataataatgtaataAGTTGCGAAAATACAAAGAAACATAAAATAGTAGTATTTTGCAAGGGAGCAGGATGtgtaattataaaaaagttaGCGAAAAAAACAGATGTAGATGACTTAACAATAGAACATATGGAAACATATGCAGATGAAGGGTTAAGAACCTTGTGTATTGCATATAAAGAATTAAGCCAAGAAGAATTTGCTATATGGtataattcatataaagAAGCATCTTTAAGTTTAAATTGTAGAGaacaaaatattgaaaagaTTGCtgaaaatattgaaaaagaTTTAATATTACAAGGAGTTACAGGCATAGAAGATAAATTACAAGAAGGAGTTGGCTCAACTATTGAAGATTTAAGGCTATCCGGTATACATGTATGGATGCTAACAGGTGATAAAATTGAAACGGCTATTAATATTGGTATTGCAACTAACTTAATAGATAATGGTTCTGAACAGTTCATATATACCGAAGAATTAGCACTCAGTGAAGATTtgttaatgaaaaaattagatgaagatataatatatgtagaAAAATCATTAAGTTTACtacattttaattttgataCAAATAAAGTAGAAGaatctttttttaagaaaattatatctaataaatataaaaatactgATAGTTTAGCATTAGATCACGATACATATAAAGAGGACATGactttaaataataatgtctTAATAGTAGATGGGAGTGTATTGGACATATTACTTAGTAAACCCTTTgaaagaaaatttttttatttggcTGATAAATGCTCATCAGTTATATGTGGCCGTGTTAGTCCTTATCAAAAAGGTTCCATAGTTTCTTCTGCAAATagattattaaaaaaaaatactttaGCTATTGGTGATGGTGCAAATGATTGTAATATGATTAAGATGGCTAATATAGGTGTCGGAATAAGAGGTCAAGAAGGTGTACAAGCTTTTAATTCATCAGATTATGGAATTAGTCAATTTCGATTTTTAagaaatttaatattagtACATGGTAGATTATCATATAGAAGAATAAGCAAATTGgttgtatatatgttttataaaaatatagtttttattttcccattgtttatatatgggtcaatttcattatattcagggcaaaaaatatactatgaatttttattacatttatataatgttaTGTTCACATCTCTACCGATAGTTATATTAGCAATTCTAGATAAAGATGTTAGTTTAAATACAGCACTAAAAAATCCATGTTTATACAAATTAGgaatacataatttttattttaatatcaaTAAGTTTATATCATGGGTTTTAAATAGTCTTTTTCACGGATTGTTAGTATTTATAATACCATTATATTTCTTAgcttattataatataccAAGTTCGACTGGAGAGCCATTTGACATTTGGTCAATTGGTTGTGTTACATATCTACTAGCAGTTTTTATagttaatataaaaatactgCTAGAAACATATTATCTAAATACATCACCAATTGTTGCTGTTTCTATGAGTgtaatttcttttattattatgtcgatagctttttcatttattggCATTGGAAATAAAAGTTTTCTAGGAGTGGCTATATTATTGGCCAAGTCCCTTCGTTTTTGGTTAGTTCTTTTGCTGGTGCTATTTACCGCTTTAACCAGAGATTATGTTTATAAGGTTTACaagaaaaatttttatccCGAAGCTTATCACTTGCTTCAAGATGAG GAGGAAAACATTTCAAATACAAACCATATTCAGCATAGTTCTAAATGTTCTAATAACATGGATGAAACG AAATCATCAAAATCCGAATTTATGGGATATGCATTTAGTGAAGCAGACCCAGCTTGCGTTCATTTCATAAGAAAACAGGATAAACttatataa
- a CDS encoding clathrin heavy chain, putative: MSSNSPISVNLVDNLSSYNIQNESFRLGNVSIEGDKFICVKENVNDNTQVVVINLYNQVSIRKYMKADSVIIHPNDPILALRGSIKNANTIFLQVFNIETKEKICSLNLNEHINYWKWINNDTIAIVCEKNVYHWNIDMYNTKKNKENNVLTKVFEKAQIFIDNNSQILYYGTDKEMKWCILCGISTQDQGKSIDGYMQLYSCEKKLHQIIEGFIGCFGSFIFENWDTKPLFCFIEKKKNSSMSRLHLMDIYNSKTEGSTPYKIVKEINLINDTLNDFPIYISLNTLQGVIYVITKCSYVYIFDESTLTEIVREKISDDNIFICCDNKNGEGIIAVNKKGKIYYITLNYINLINSLKSSNIDVKDKIIRNLSLKYGYPGCDYISVYKKCISEMDFKKASKIICLLKNPKIFEKYSNSISEAITIMNKKNMDIRIVSPLRTQQVLNSFKSFRNSQGQLSPLLLYFSVLLELDKLNTYESIELVKPVVLQKKKEYLEKWIKDDKLACSEELGDLVKSLDLRLSLIIYLRCGAHNKIISIYCLLNMFNNVMTYINNYKHITNFDFVNIFITIINYEFPTTSGGGSFNYGNTNGNDSGSSLDLHHTEKNESLDFFNDNNSVSNSKDLRNSNNLRNTNIEIATQYIKLLSDNNIQLDIGKIVDYLLNNNKLQEATSILLDYLKDNKPEHKHLQTKIFEFNLYHNVQIAETIFQMDIFTYYDKNRIAYLCEEKGLYQRALENYTNINDIKRVITKSACFQKNGNISNNLNSEGGSGNMSLHGGISLEWIKNYFSTLSDSVCQDLLFDFMKGNKVNIEIIISICVQYYNKIGIKKIVNKFEENKNYEGIFYFISSILNELQNMSTARNANDIGKYNDNNSISSNNNINNNLSSSRSNNDDASSILLNSDIGIGTQFSYENNSALTIEDLHHIMFKYIEACVKINNIQELDRICKDRNAKYNPEQIKNFLKECKLSDPRPLIYVCDIHNFIEELAEYLYKNSLLKYIEVYVIKVNPHNAHKVIGVLLDLDASEDFLLNLLNNIKNISNIGNLIDIAEKRNRLKLLLPWLESRSNEGYENIELHNALAKIYIDLNKDPETFLKNNNFYDKKMIGKYCEDLDPHLAYTAYERSNGQCDEELINITSKNGLFKLQAKYLVSRQSMGLWSMVLDELNKYRKNVIDQVIGSTLIESNNADEITVTVKAFIEKKLSSELIELLEKIVLHNSEFRDNKNLQNLLILTAIKSDSKKVMEYINRLDNFSGSQIAEVAYEYKLREEAFVIYKKFNCNTSAISVLLDNILIFNQNRKGKMSANARRKKTEFALFNTINDYSVNDSDGYLNVTNFSGALSSSYNEKRDGVSSIYGSNEAFRNYGSGQLSEFEEESKEEQEMEKEEKLTNVEKYEEDLNRAIEFAQKCNVNDVWFILGKAQLKLNKIIDAIDSFIKSNNAGAYKEVIEKCKENNFYEQLITYLNTLREQNSLKDVLVDSELLYAYAKLKKTLEMTKFIASTNLANMQLIGDRLYKEKEYDAAKILYSSIPNNQKLTFCHLKLKEYSLAIEAAKKTKSLKTWREVNLVCVKYKQLKFAHVAGLQLIMHADHLDEIIKIYEKKKYINELLSLLENGLNSERAHVGIYTELGMLYAKYKPEKLMEFIRSYTNKMNTRKLIDACHNEYLLKEAVYLYISYDEYNLAVDTIIKHSPIAYQPDIFMQVIHKVTNSDIIHKVIDFYIEENPLNLYNLLKILENKIDNNRLVQTMKKSNNLPLIQKYLEDIQTQNITSVNETLNEIYLENDDYISLRKSIDEYDNFNQTNLINKLENHKLAEMRRIAALLYKKNKKFKEAINLSKKEGQIKDAIDIARVSKNHLYVEDLINYFIQIKNKEALCACLIACYDILKPDYVLEIIWLSGFKDHAMLYFIQIISDYTQQIETMKKQIEDIEKEKKMNKSAPNDFSANTISNQFTYSLNKNLSIMPPQNNYIPNNSDFDKYDMFNTNTHF, encoded by the coding sequence aTGAGTTCGAATAGCCCCATTTCGGTTAATCTTGTTGATAACCTTtcttcatataatattcaGAATGAGTCTTTTCGTCTAGGAAATGTATCAATCGAAGGAGACAAGTTTATTTGCgtaaaagaaaatgtaaATGACAACACACAAGTTGTAgtgataaatttatataaccAAGTTAGTATTCGTAAGTATATGAAAGCTGATAGTGTTATTATACACCCTAATGATCCAATATTAGCATTAAGAGGTAGCATAAAAAATGCGAATACGATATTTTTACAAGTATTTAATATAGaaacaaaagaaaaaatatgttcattaaatttaaatgagcatataaattattggaaatggataaataatgatacGATTGCAATTgtttgtgaaaaaaatgtatatcaCTGGAATATAGATATgtataatacaaaaaaaaataaagaaaataatgtaCTTACAAAAGTTTTTGAAAAAgcacaaatatttattgataataattcacaaatattatattatggTACAGATAAAGAAATGAAATGGTGCATATTGTGTGGTATATCTACACAAGATCAGGGAAAGAGCATTGATGGGTATATGCAATTATATTcatgtgaaaaaaaattgcatCAAATAATTGAAGGGTTTATTGGATGTTTTggttcatttatatttgaaaattgGGATACAAAACcgttattttgttttattgaaaaaaaaaaaaattcaagtATGTCGAGGTTACATTtaatggatatatataatagcaAAACAGAAGGAAGTACACcttataaaattgtaaaagaaataaactTAATAAATGACACATTAAATGATTTccctatatatataagtttAAATACATTACAAGGtgttatatatgttattacaaaatgcagttatgtatatatatttgatgaaAGTACTTTAACTGAAATAGtaagagaaaaaataagtgatgataatatatttatatgttgTGATAACAAAAATGGCGAAGGAATAATTGcagtaaataaaaaaggaaaaatatattatataacattaaattatattaatttaataaattcattaaaatCATCTAATATAGATGTAAaggataaaataattagaaatttatcattaaaatatgGATATCCAGGTTGTGATTATATAtctgtatataaaaaatgtattagtGAAATGGATTTTAAAAAAGCatcaaaaattatatgtttattaaaaaatccaaaaatatttgaaaaatattctaATTCTATATCTGAAGCAATAAcaataatgaataaaaaaaatatggatataAGAATTGTATCACCTTTACGAACCCAGCAAGTTTTAAATAGTTTTAAATCATTTCGAAATTCTCAAGGTCAACTATCTCCattacttttatatttttcagtATTATTAGAActtgataaattaaatacgTATGAATCTATTGAATTAGTTAAGCCAGTTGttttgcaaaaaaaaaaagaatatttagaaaaatggATAAAAGATGATAAATTAGCATGCTCAGAAGAATTGGGAGATTTAGTAAAATCCTTAGATTTACGATTATCAttaatcatatatttaagaTGTGGAGcacataataaaataatttctatatattgtttgttaaatatgtttaataatgttatgacatatattaataactATAAGCATATTACAAATTTcgattttgttaatatatttattacaatAATTAACTATGAATTTCCTACTACATCAGGAGGGGGAAGTTTTAATTATGGGAATACTAATGGTAATGATTCGGGTTCTAGTTTAGATTTGCATCatacagaaaaaaatgaatccTTGGATTTTTtcaatgataataatagtgTTTCTAATTCGAAGGATTTAAGAAATAGTAACAATCTTAGAAACACTAATATTGAAATTGCAACTcagtatataaaattgttaagtgataataatatccAATTAGATATTGGAAAAATAGTTGactatttattaaataataacaagTTACAGGAAGCTACATCTATATTGTTAGATTACttaaaagataataaaCCAGAACATAAACACTTGCAAACCAAAATATTcgaatttaatttatatcataatgTTCAAATTGCTGAAACGATTTTTCAAATGGATATATTTACTTactatgataaaaatagaatAGCATATTTGTGTGAAGAAAAAGGATTATATCAAAGGGCTTTAGAAAATTATACTAATATTAATGACATTAAAAGAGTTATTACAAAATCAGCATGctttcaaaaaaatggaaatatttcaaataatttaaattcaGAAGGTGGGTCAGGTAATATGAGCTTACATGGTGGAATATCTCTTGAATggattaaaaattatttttcaacaTTAAGTGATTCAGTTTGTCAAGATTTgttatttgattttatgaaaggaaataaagtaaatattgaaattataatttcGATATGTGttcaatattataataaaattggaattaaaaaaattgtgaaCAAATTTGAAgagaataaaaattatgagggaatattttattttattagttCTATATTGAATGAGTTACAAAATATGAGCACTGCTAGAAATGCTAATGATATAGGCAAATATAAcgataataatagtattagtagtaataacaatattaataataatttgtcAAGCTCTAGAAGTAATAACGATGATGCATCATCTATTTTACTAAATTCAGACATTGGAATTGGCACACAATTCTCCTACGAAAATAATTCAGCTTTAACTATTGAAGATTTGCATCATATAATGTTTAAATATATCGAGGCATGtgtaaaaattaacaatattCAAGAATTAGATAGAATATGTAAAGACAGAAATGCAAAATATAACCctgaacaaataaaaaactttttaaaagaatGCAAATTATCAGACCCTCGtccattaatatatgtatgtgatatacataattttatagaaGAATTAGctgaatatttatataaaaatagtttgttaaaatatattgaagTATATGTTATTAAGGTGAACCCACATAATGCTCATAAAGTTATTGGTGTTCTATTAGATTTAGATGCATCAGAAGATTTTCTTCTTAATTtactaaataatataaaaaatatatcaaacaTTGGTAATTTAATAGATATAGCAGAAAAACGAAATCGactaaaattattattaccatGGCTTGAAAGTAGATCTAATGAAggttatgaaaatatagaattaCATAATGCTTTAgcaaaaatttatattgatttaaataaagatcctgaaacatttttaaaaaacaacaatttttatgataaaaaaatgataggAAAATATTGTGAAGATTTAGACCCACATTTAGCATATACTGCATATGAAAGATCAAATGGCCAATGTGATGAAGaacttataaatataacaagTAAAAATGGCCTTTTTAAATTACAAGCTAAATATTTAGTATCTAGGCAATCGATGGGACTATGGTCAATGGTATTAGacgaattaaataaatatcgaAAAAATGTAATCGACCAAGTTATAGGTTCAACTTTAATTGAATCGAATAATGCTGATGAAATTACTGTAACTGTTAAAGcatttattgaaaaaaaattaagtaGTGAATTAATTGAATTACtagaaaaaattgtattacATAATAGTGAATTTAgggataataaaaatttgcaaaatttgttaattttaacAGCTATCAAATCAGATTCAAAAAAAGTTATGGAATATATTAACAGACTAGACAACTTTTCAGGTTCACAAATAGCCGAGGTTGCATATGAATACAAATTAAGAGAAGAAGCTTTtgtcatatataaaaaatttaattgcAACACATCTGCTATTTCAGTTTTATTGGATAATATCCTGATTTTTAATCAAAACCGAAAAGGTAAGATGTCAGCAAATGCTCGAAGGAAAAAAACCGAGTTTGCTTTATTTAATACAATTAATGATTACTCTGTAAATGATTCTGATGGTTACTTAAATGTTACGAATTTTTCAGGGGCGTTAAGTAGCTCTTATAATGAAAAACGTGATGGAGTATCATCGATCTATGGAAGTAATGAAGCATTCCGGAATTATGGAAGTGGACAATTATCTGAATTTGAAGAAGAAAGTAAAGAGGAACAAGAAATGGAAAAAGAGGAAAAACTTACTAAtgtagaaaaatatgaagaaGATTTAAATAGAGCTATTGAATTTGCACAAAAATGTAATGTAAATGATGTATGGTTTATATTAGGTAAGGCTCAATTAAAattgaataaaattatcGATGCGATTGACAGCTTTattaaatcaaataatGCAGGTGCTTATAAAGAGGTTATAGAAAAATGCAAagaaaacaatttttatgaacagTTAATAACTTATTTAAATACATTAAGAGAGCAGAATTCATTGAAAGATGTATTAGTAGATTctgaattattatatgcatatgccaaattaaaaaaaacattagAAATGACAAAATTTATAGCTAGTACAAATTTAGCAAATATGCAATTAATTGGTGATagattatataaagaaaaagaatatgATGCAGCAAAGATATTATATAGTAGTATCCCGAATAATCAAAAACTGACCTTTTGccatttaaaattaaaagaatattCATTAGCTATCGAAGCCGctaaaaaaacgaaaagtCTTAAAACTTGGAGAGAAGTAAACTTAGTATgtgtaaaatataaacaattaaaatttgCACATGTAGCAGGATTGCAACTCATTATGCATGCAGATCATTTAGATgaaatcataaaaatttatgaaaaaaaaaaatatataaatgaactATTGAGTTTATTGGAAAACGGGCTAAATAGTGAAAGGGCACATGTAGGAATATATACAGAATTAGGAATGTTGtatgcaaaatataaaccagaaaaattaatggaGTTTATAAGAAGTTAtactaataaaatgaatacaAGGAAACTAATAGATGCATGTCATAacgaatatttattaaaagaagcagtatatttatatatatcatatgaTGAATATAACTTAGCTGTTGATACAATTATTAAACACTCTCCTATTGCTTATCAGcctgatatatttatgcaaGTAATACATAAGGTGACAAATAGTGATATAATACACAAAGTAATAgatttttatattgaagaaaatccattgaatttatataatttattaaagattttagaaaataaaattgataataatagatTAGTACaaacaatgaaaaaatcaaataatttgCCATTAATACAGAAATATTTAGAAGATATTCAAACACAAAATATTACATCTGTTAATGAAACCCTAAATGAAATTTATCtagaaaatgatgattATATTAGTTTAAGAAAATCGATAGACGAGTATGACAATTTTAatcaaacaaatttaattaataaattggAAAATCACAAATTAGCTGAAATGAGAAGAATTGCagcattattatataaaaaaaataaaaaatttaaagaagctattaatttatcaaaaaaagaagGACAAATTAAAGATGCTATTGATATTGCTAGAGTTTCTAAAAATCATCTATATGTCGAGGATctaattaattattttattcaaattaaaaataaggaAGCTTTATGTGCATGTTTAATTGCTTGTTATGATATATTGAAACCAGATTATGTTTTAGAAATTATATGGTTGAGTGGATTTAAAGATCATGCTATGTTATATTTCATACAAATTATTAGTGATTATACTCAACAAATCGAAACcatgaaaaaacaaatagaagatatagaaaaggaaaaaaaaatgaataaatcaGCTCCTAATGATTTTTCTGCCAATACTATTTCAAACCAATTCACCTATTCATTGAATAAAAACTTATCCATTATGCCTccacaaaataattatatccCAAATAATTCAGACTTTGACAAATATGACATGTTTAATACAAatacacatttttaa
- a CDS encoding raf kinase inhibitor, putative: protein MTIPTKEELKKEKIIPNIFPNEDINLNVDIFISFKAGKEVKNGNILDISGTGSVPRNVRFSEAPPDGYCFVLFMIDPDFPSRKRPDGSEYIHWVVSGIKSKELLKGTEKNCITLLPYNGPSIKKGTGLHRISFILLLIKEEYKDNINGIPIYRGENYITRVKFNNYNTSYNIAQINNMKIVGFNWCQIEA, encoded by the coding sequence ATGACAATTCCCACAAAAGAAGAACTAAagaaggaaaaaataatacccAACATTTTCCCAAATGAAGATATCAATTTAAATGtagatatttttataagtttTAAAGCAGGAAAGGAAGTAAAAAACggaaatatattagataTTTCTGGAACTGGAAGTGTACCGAGAAATGTTCGATTTTCCGAAGCTCCGCCAGATGGTTattgttttgttttatttatgatcGATCCAGATTTCCCTTCACGAAAAAGACCAGATGGAAGCGAATATATACATTGGGTTGTTTCAGGTATAAAATCTaaagaattattaaaaggaacagaaaaaaattgtataacATTATTGCCATATAATGGTCCCTCTATAAAAAAGGGTACAGGCCTACATAGAATTAgttttatacttttattaataaaagaagagtataaagataatataaacGGTATACCAATATATAGAggagaaaattatataaccagagttaaatttaataattataatacttcttataatattgcacaaataaataatatgaagaTTGTAGGATTTAATTGGTGTCAAATAGAGGCATAA